In a genomic window of Coprococcus eutactus:
- a CDS encoding DUF5716 family protein, which translates to MADTQLYLGLDLGPEYTQLSYYNADTREPESVYHEEAKDTYMLPNIMFYSAYHKRMGDNQNDCYKFIDLSGWCVGARASAYRFEDKGTVVDGIYESTLKNENIEVEGRGYKASDLMVKMLVLHIKQFTDTLGGFVIKRLTVTVADTDPRIIQAVRGLKTALRLSHDQFNIVSHLDSGLCYIFAQPEPLRNNSVGLFDFGRAGLDFYRIDMTRKYPLIVTTQHINYHDKMNLRRFGRYHEDMDETFADIVKECTEQVFISSVFLTGLGFSENWMKQSATVLCQGRRVFVGQNIYTKGACYRSLGGVYTESLSRYFIDTEQTVKTNIGINLMDEKNTFWPIVYGGLEWFNTRGRVVVFLDDTRRIQIVYQDILTEEEYIETIEIYGLPARPPKTTKLSIEVEYYGADKGAIVIRDMGFGNLYPTTNKIYRKEFDISEIKKKHAKKIEHERIKAAEGDTEELIGEDPVDRDAEAERERQERIQAEELAAQDALKHEIHMDLDDLRYRAENDSDNTEDVVYYGTASPEPEGEEVDVDIADTEAEVTDSDMSAPVGETAGIDEQESESEAAGIDEQESESEAAGIGEQESEREAAGIDEQESERDAADIDEQESESEAADSDEMKLEDEAADGDEQETERAKEKDEAVESELVDEDITETEPASAYVYNAGDVKEDVGDVAESDETEDEDIDVYGMKIHDDDDEDYLDSDEDEPEQSRFTIPAYLRGQHFDPGE; encoded by the coding sequence ATGGCTGACACACAGTTGTATCTAGGTCTCGATCTGGGACCGGAATATACACAGCTAAGTTATTACAATGCAGATACGCGTGAGCCGGAATCTGTATATCATGAGGAGGCAAAGGACACCTACATGCTTCCAAACATCATGTTTTACAGTGCGTATCATAAGAGAATGGGTGATAATCAGAATGACTGTTATAAGTTTATAGATTTGTCAGGATGGTGTGTCGGTGCAAGGGCCTCAGCTTATAGATTTGAGGACAAAGGAACTGTAGTTGACGGAATCTATGAGAGCACTTTAAAAAATGAGAATATAGAAGTTGAGGGGAGAGGTTATAAGGCTTCTGATCTGATGGTGAAGATGCTTGTGCTTCACATCAAACAGTTTACAGATACCCTTGGTGGATTTGTTATAAAGAGGCTTACAGTGACGGTGGCGGACACTGATCCGCGTATAATACAGGCGGTCAGAGGACTTAAGACTGCACTTAGGCTCAGCCATGACCAGTTCAATATAGTGAGCCATCTGGACAGCGGGCTCTGTTATATATTTGCACAGCCTGAACCACTCAGAAATAACAGCGTGGGATTGTTTGATTTTGGCAGAGCTGGACTTGATTTCTACAGAATAGATATGACGAGAAAATATCCACTCATAGTCACAACGCAGCACATAAACTATCACGACAAAATGAATCTCAGGAGATTTGGAAGATACCATGAGGACATGGATGAGACATTTGCAGACATTGTAAAAGAGTGTACAGAGCAGGTGTTTATATCATCGGTATTTTTAACAGGACTTGGGTTCTCTGAGAACTGGATGAAACAGTCAGCGACGGTTTTGTGTCAGGGGCGCAGAGTGTTTGTCGGACAGAATATATATACGAAAGGGGCATGTTACAGATCTCTTGGCGGAGTGTATACGGAATCACTTAGCCGGTATTTCATTGATACGGAGCAGACGGTCAAGACAAATATCGGCATCAATCTCATGGATGAGAAGAACACATTCTGGCCTATTGTGTATGGAGGTCTTGAGTGGTTTAACACAAGAGGCAGAGTGGTGGTGTTTCTTGATGACACACGGAGAATACAGATAGTTTATCAGGATATACTTACCGAGGAGGAGTATATCGAGACTATAGAGATATACGGTCTTCCGGCGAGACCTCCAAAGACTACGAAGTTATCAATTGAGGTTGAGTACTATGGCGCTGATAAGGGTGCGATAGTCATAAGGGATATGGGATTTGGCAATCTGTATCCTACTACAAATAAGATATACAGAAAAGAATTTGATATATCTGAGATAAAGAAGAAACACGCAAAGAAGATAGAACATGAGCGGATCAAGGCTGCAGAGGGAGACACTGAGGAGCTGATCGGTGAGGATCCTGTGGACAGGGATGCCGAGGCTGAGAGAGAAAGACAGGAGAGGATACAGGCGGAGGAGCTTGCCGCACAGGATGCGCTGAAGCATGAGATACACATGGATCTGGATGACCTAAGATACAGGGCAGAGAATGATAGTGACAATACAGAGGATGTTGTGTATTATGGCACAGCATCACCGGAGCCTGAGGGCGAAGAGGTGGATGTTGATATAGCAGATACAGAGGCTGAAGTGACTGACAGTGATATGTCGGCACCAGTTGGAGAAACGGCAGGCATCGATGAGCAGGAATCTGAGAGCGAAGCAGCAGGCATCGATGAGCAGGAATCTGAGAGCGAAGCAGCAGGCATCGGTGAGCAGGAATCTGAGAGAGAAGCAGCAGGCATCGATGAGCAGGAATCTGAGAGAGACGCAGCAGACATCGACGAGCAGGAATCTGAGAGCGAAGCAGCGGACAGCGATGAGATGAAGTTAGAGGACGAAGCAGCAGACGGTGATGAGCAGGAGACAGAGCGCGCCAAGGAAAAAGACGAAGCAGTGGAGTCTGAACTGGTAGATGAAGATATCACGGAGACAGAGCCTGCATCGGCGTACGTCTACAATGCGGGTGATGTCAAGGAAGATGTTGGAGATGTGGCAGAATCCGATGAGACAGAGGATGAAGACATAGATGTCTATGGAATGAAGATTCATGATGATGATGACGAAGATTATCTGGATTCTGACGAAGACGAACCGGAGCAGAGCAGGTTTACAATACCTGCATATCTCAGGGGACAGCATTTTGATCCCGGTGAGTAA
- a CDS encoding DUF5717 family protein: MKGIVEQYARGEFKVDRPVVAISVSRLELNIEAGTVYDGEFSVDTTNSCPVKLMVYDSRYILDFKSHTYVGRKNTVCYSFDARGLERGKSFKGHINIITDGGEFLIPYNITVIAPYIQTGDRKLEDLFQFASYAEENWEDAIRIFGSEDFVRTFIGRDEKLHRVYDALGLSLSIGQAMEEFLVYTHKKRSLTLSVAQNDLLVEMPKELVRASVTIAKNTWGYTNTKIASDCDFLIPETNVLKWNSFDGNTFELTFLIDPQKIHDGESAGYIYIWNTYQNMKIRVSIRKPEVVKMTPKSRQTRFTIKRAEETLIRAYIDFRTDKIDLGKYIAETRNALNTLIKYRPEYGMYRLGLLHMQILEGHTEFVEQEFLRIDADANFTSMEDMEKCYLSYLKSLLRREKFLIDRTAIMVREKFETSKNNRLFYFWILLFVDVSYTEDKWVLYDDIQKLFNEGVNSPVIYFEICDMFNKQPLMMKKIAPLEIAALRWGMRNEFVSEDVIVEFVKTASRQKTFDEHSFKMLEQIYDMRHDKTTLEAMCGILIKDKMYDPRYHRYYSDAAEKDLKYVGLNECFIRSMDRRRYDEIPEAILRYFSYKNVLTDDELAYIYASVIMNKADQMSVYRDFVPAIERFMEKMILQGKVSDDLTVIYDEFLDPETVKPEFASKIINIIFKRKIVCDNQNITGILVSHGELGGEVKVPVVNGEAYVEIISPSAVITLLDDNGGRYVGTIPYRVERIVDERSYLDICHEYSFKDYRYLLFLYNDIDIFTHRDAKEINLTRDIVLCPEVSYRVRQEALTHMVEYYHENFDADILGRYMSKIDLDYVDPSYASRINTYYITLDMYENAFEGMNRFGYVDVDIDELIKIAEYGIDDKRYDESRLLISICVYIYRRGYAGQKILSYLINNYNGSLEEMANLFKSVNSNYRNIDMLSENILAQMMFADGYIESIYDIFDVYYRGRSRGMVVKAFLRYCAHQYFIKDKKIPSNIMEDLYLEIAKGNIKDEISKMSLLYYFSNRTGRYTEEQQEWIRTTVRQFVEFSKILPFFRKFEAIVKLPGDMKFKTYVVFKGESGKQVWVSYSFGQESSSMANYKSERMNEIIPGVYVKEVVVFHGESLIYSIDGVVGTSVVVESDILKNETFHKGGGSSFELINNMLVSQETRNDHELIQAMDTYLYDSHFFDANLMLL, encoded by the coding sequence ATGAAGGGAATAGTTGAGCAGTATGCACGTGGCGAATTCAAGGTCGACAGGCCGGTTGTTGCCATATCAGTCAGCAGGTTAGAATTGAATATCGAGGCAGGTACAGTGTATGATGGTGAGTTTTCGGTTGACACCACGAATAGCTGCCCAGTGAAGCTGATGGTGTACGACAGCCGCTATATACTGGATTTCAAGAGTCACACGTATGTGGGAAGAAAAAATACAGTGTGCTATTCATTTGATGCCCGTGGACTGGAACGGGGCAAATCTTTTAAAGGTCATATCAACATAATCACAGATGGCGGTGAATTTTTAATTCCATATAACATAACGGTTATAGCTCCGTATATACAGACGGGAGACAGAAAGCTTGAGGATCTGTTTCAATTTGCGTCTTATGCAGAGGAGAACTGGGAAGATGCCATACGGATATTTGGCAGTGAAGATTTTGTGCGCACTTTTATAGGCAGGGATGAGAAACTCCACAGAGTGTACGACGCGTTGGGGCTCTCACTTTCAATAGGTCAGGCTATGGAAGAATTCCTGGTCTATACACATAAAAAGAGGTCACTCACTTTGTCGGTTGCCCAGAATGATCTGTTGGTCGAGATGCCGAAGGAGCTTGTTCGCGCATCGGTGACTATCGCTAAGAACACATGGGGATATACCAACACAAAGATAGCATCAGATTGTGATTTCCTTATTCCCGAGACAAATGTGCTCAAGTGGAACAGCTTTGATGGGAATACATTTGAACTAACATTCTTGATAGACCCGCAGAAGATACATGACGGTGAGTCTGCGGGATACATATATATATGGAACACATACCAGAACATGAAGATCAGGGTCAGTATCAGGAAGCCGGAGGTCGTCAAGATGACACCGAAGAGCAGGCAGACCAGATTCACGATAAAGAGGGCTGAGGAGACTCTGATACGCGCATATATAGACTTCAGAACAGACAAGATAGACCTTGGCAAATATATCGCTGAGACGAGGAATGCCCTGAATACCCTCATAAAATACAGACCTGAATATGGAATGTACAGACTTGGACTGCTGCACATGCAGATTCTCGAGGGGCATACTGAATTTGTGGAGCAGGAGTTCCTCAGAATAGATGCTGATGCCAACTTTACTAGTATGGAAGACATGGAGAAGTGCTATCTGAGCTACCTGAAATCACTGCTCAGAAGAGAAAAATTTCTCATCGACAGGACTGCAATAATGGTTCGCGAGAAGTTTGAGACGAGTAAGAATAACAGGCTTTTCTATTTCTGGATTCTGTTGTTCGTGGATGTGAGTTATACAGAGGATAAATGGGTTCTCTATGATGATATACAGAAGCTTTTCAACGAAGGCGTGAACAGTCCTGTGATCTATTTTGAGATATGTGATATGTTCAACAAACAGCCTCTTATGATGAAGAAGATTGCGCCGCTCGAAATCGCAGCGCTCAGATGGGGCATGAGAAATGAATTCGTGTCCGAGGATGTCATAGTGGAATTTGTCAAGACTGCATCCAGACAGAAGACATTTGATGAACATTCATTTAAGATGCTTGAGCAGATATATGATATGCGTCATGATAAAACGACTCTTGAGGCGATGTGCGGTATACTCATCAAAGACAAGATGTACGATCCTAGATATCACAGGTATTACAGTGATGCTGCAGAGAAGGATCTCAAGTATGTTGGGCTCAACGAGTGCTTTATCAGGAGTATGGACAGGAGACGATATGATGAGATACCTGAGGCGATACTCAGATACTTCAGCTACAAGAATGTGCTGACAGATGATGAGTTGGCATATATTTATGCCAGTGTCATCATGAACAAGGCTGATCAGATGTCGGTATATCGTGATTTTGTTCCTGCCATAGAGCGGTTCATGGAGAAGATGATACTCCAGGGCAAGGTGAGTGATGATCTCACAGTCATATATGATGAGTTCCTTGACCCCGAAACGGTAAAGCCGGAATTTGCCTCTAAGATCATAAACATAATATTTAAGAGAAAGATAGTGTGCGACAACCAGAACATAACAGGAATCCTTGTATCCCATGGGGAACTGGGGGGCGAGGTCAAGGTGCCGGTAGTTAATGGAGAGGCGTATGTTGAGATCATATCCCCATCTGCTGTGATAACATTGCTCGATGACAACGGTGGAAGATATGTGGGTACAATTCCGTACAGGGTAGAGCGGATAGTTGATGAGAGAAGTTATCTAGATATATGTCATGAGTACAGCTTCAAGGATTACAGATACCTATTGTTCCTCTACAATGACATAGATATATTTACCCACAGGGATGCGAAAGAGATCAATCTGACTAGAGATATCGTGCTTTGTCCGGAGGTCAGTTACAGGGTAAGGCAGGAGGCTCTCACCCATATGGTGGAGTACTACCACGAGAACTTTGATGCGGACATTCTTGGCAGATATATGTCGAAGATCGATCTGGATTATGTTGATCCATCGTACGCGTCCAGGATAAACACATACTATATAACCCTTGATATGTACGAGAATGCATTTGAGGGAATGAATAGATTTGGCTATGTGGACGTGGACATAGATGAGCTGATAAAGATCGCTGAGTACGGAATAGATGACAAGAGATATGATGAGAGCAGGCTGCTCATATCGATCTGTGTGTATATATACAGGCGCGGATATGCAGGACAGAAGATACTTTCATATCTTATAAATAATTATAACGGCTCACTTGAGGAGATGGCAAATCTGTTTAAGTCGGTAAATTCCAACTACAGGAATATCGATATGCTGTCGGAGAATATCCTTGCACAGATGATGTTCGCGGATGGTTATATAGAGTCTATATATGATATATTTGATGTGTATTACCGCGGCAGAAGCAGGGGCATGGTTGTGAAGGCATTTCTCAGATACTGCGCACATCAGTATTTTATAAAGGACAAGAAGATACCTTCCAATATAATGGAGGATCTGTACCTTGAGATAGCAAAGGGCAATATAAAGGATGAGATATCAAAAATGAGCTTGCTCTATTACTTCAGCAACAGGACAGGACGATATACAGAAGAACAGCAGGAGTGGATAAGAACTACGGTGAGACAGTTTGTTGAGTTCAGCAAGATACTGCCGTTTTTCAGAAAGTTTGAAGCGATAGTCAAACTTCCGGGTGACATGAAATTCAAGACATATGTCGTATTCAAGGGCGAGAGTGGCAAGCAGGTATGGGTGAGCTATAGCTTTGGCCAGGAGAGCAGCAGTATGGCGAACTACAAATCCGAGAGGATGAATGAGATCATACCGGGGGTATACGTGAAGGAGGTCGTGGTGTTCCATGGCGAATCGCTCATATATTCGATAGATGGGGTTGTCGGAACTTCGGTGGTCGTTGAGAGCGACATATTGAAGAACGAGACATTCCATAAGGGCGGCGGCAGCAGCTTTGAACTCATCAACAACATGCTTGTGAGTCAGGAGACGAGGAATGATCATGAGCTGATACAGGCTATGGACACATACCTGTATGATAGTCATTTCTTCGATGCAAACCTGATGCTGCTTTAA
- a CDS encoding pyridoxal phosphate-dependent aminotransferase, with protein MKKGVINLTTENLISQVETVRADLNMNPLGIPDSVSKAISESLSQLSTYPDRSMKKLKAAISAYSGADEDNIIIGGSSYEFVKILCEFTSPKNVILITPGAQNYERLLSMNGCNITYYSTPEEEDFNLDIADFISKLTEDIDMIFISNPNGTTSQIIDAESMEFIAKICDGNDITMVVDEEYMDFVDDISVNSAIPLISEYENVVVLRNTTKFFAVPGLRLAYMATSNPVLKKTLEITELPYSIGKLVEAAGVAMFTDNEYISKSRELIRTERNLVYSALSTHKTIKLYKPSANFILIKLLKNDVSAGDVVEHCLPKGLYIRSCADIRGLDNKYIRFCFMNPKQDDLLVNTILEIV; from the coding sequence ATGAAAAAAGGGGTTATCAATCTTACAACAGAGAATCTGATCAGTCAGGTTGAGACAGTTCGTGCAGATCTCAACATGAATCCACTTGGGATTCCTGATTCAGTGAGCAAAGCCATTTCTGAAAGTCTCAGTCAGCTGTCTACCTATCCGGACCGTAGCATGAAAAAGTTAAAAGCTGCTATATCTGCATACTCCGGAGCGGATGAAGACAACATCATAATCGGGGGAAGCTCCTACGAATTTGTGAAGATACTATGTGAATTTACTTCTCCCAAAAATGTTATTCTCATAACACCAGGAGCTCAAAACTATGAAAGGCTGCTCTCAATGAACGGCTGCAATATAACATACTACTCCACACCGGAAGAGGAGGATTTCAATCTGGACATAGCTGATTTTATCTCCAAACTGACAGAGGATATCGACATGATCTTCATATCCAATCCAAACGGAACAACTTCCCAGATAATCGATGCAGAATCCATGGAGTTTATTGCAAAGATATGTGATGGCAACGATATTACCATGGTGGTAGATGAGGAATATATGGACTTTGTGGATGATATCAGTGTCAACTCTGCCATTCCTCTTATATCTGAATATGAGAACGTGGTCGTACTCAGGAACACTACCAAATTCTTTGCTGTACCGGGACTCAGACTTGCATATATGGCCACATCCAATCCTGTTCTTAAAAAGACTCTGGAGATAACTGAACTCCCTTATAGCATAGGCAAGCTTGTAGAAGCCGCCGGAGTTGCCATGTTCACCGATAACGAATACATTTCCAAGTCAAGGGAACTTATAAGGACAGAGCGCAATCTTGTGTACTCAGCTCTATCAACCCACAAGACGATAAAGCTCTACAAACCATCTGCAAACTTTATTCTGATAAAACTGCTCAAAAATGATGTTTCCGCGGGAGATGTTGTGGAACACTGTCTTCCAAAGGGACTATACATAAGGAGCTGTGCGGATATCAGAGGTCTTGACAACAAATATATAAGATTCTGTTTTATGAACCCTAAGCAGGATGACCTGTTGGTCAACACCATTCTAGAAATTGTGTAA
- a CDS encoding type I phosphoribosyltransferase, giving the protein MENITTKITSSYNNALDIKVVDGHFATNHSHINKYIDMTTLKSRRKMALAAAKSMATEYVATTIVDTIVCMDGTEVIGAYLANALTENGIVSMNQHQTIYIMTPEVHSSGQLIFRDNLQPMIKDKNILLLLASATTGKTIKQSIECIEYYGGTISGISAIFSATDEVAGHEVHSLFNKKDIDDYASYSVDECPMCKAGKKIEAIVNSYGYSML; this is encoded by the coding sequence ATGGAAAACATTACAACAAAGATTACATCATCCTATAACAACGCACTTGATATAAAGGTGGTTGACGGACATTTCGCAACCAACCACTCCCATATCAACAAATACATTGACATGACAACTCTCAAGAGCAGAAGAAAAATGGCTTTGGCCGCTGCCAAATCCATGGCGACAGAGTACGTGGCAACCACCATCGTCGATACCATCGTTTGTATGGACGGCACAGAAGTCATAGGTGCATATCTGGCAAATGCGCTCACTGAGAACGGCATAGTGTCAATGAACCAGCACCAGACCATTTACATCATGACTCCTGAGGTTCACTCATCAGGTCAGCTGATCTTCAGAGATAATCTCCAGCCTATGATCAAAGATAAGAATATCCTCCTGCTTCTGGCTTCAGCCACAACAGGAAAGACTATAAAGCAGAGTATTGAATGTATCGAGTATTACGGTGGAACCATTTCAGGTATTTCAGCTATATTCTCGGCAACTGACGAAGTAGCGGGACACGAGGTTCACTCTCTGTTCAACAAGAAGGATATAGACGATTACGCATCTTATTCCGTTGACGAATGTCCTATGTGCAAGGCCGGCAAGAAGATCGAAGCCATTGTTAACAGCTATGGATATTCCATGCTGTAA
- a CDS encoding coiled-coil domain-containing protein: MTYTGNNNIHNEMIFDRAFKKILTLSSKAVTNMINGLFSTNYDPDTATISYHWTEHQADSTLKATLADTILILNNKDAYHMEAQITEDQEIIFRVFSYGYGYADVNKEAIPADDTAHPNFVLHFPNPCIIFLGDVSSKVPDKYNLQLDFGDQKIYTYTVPTVKLADISAQELNNRKMVILIPFHLLKLRKLMAKNRSHDTICSLKKLVETDILGSIETNQQLGNITPSDAHQLISLTKKLYSYLYETYTESEEVHDMIDQSLELESDELVLKMQALEEKLKELNIKTAEVDAANAKLESTQAKLNSTQAELDSAQAKLSDAESEITRLKKELEQAKR, encoded by the coding sequence TTGACATATACAGGCAACAACAATATACATAACGAGATGATATTTGACCGTGCTTTCAAGAAAATATTAACCCTCTCATCAAAGGCCGTGACCAATATGATAAATGGTCTTTTTAGCACAAACTACGATCCTGATACCGCAACCATCAGCTATCACTGGACTGAACACCAAGCCGACAGCACCCTCAAGGCCACTCTTGCGGACACTATCCTGATACTAAACAACAAAGACGCATATCATATGGAGGCCCAGATCACCGAGGACCAGGAGATCATATTCCGCGTATTTTCTTATGGGTATGGCTATGCAGATGTCAACAAAGAAGCCATACCGGCGGACGATACAGCTCATCCCAATTTTGTCCTTCATTTTCCAAATCCCTGCATAATATTTCTTGGCGACGTCTCATCAAAAGTGCCAGACAAATATAATTTACAGCTTGATTTCGGAGATCAGAAAATCTATACCTACACTGTGCCAACGGTGAAGCTTGCCGATATCAGTGCGCAGGAACTGAACAACAGAAAGATGGTGATACTCATACCTTTTCACCTTTTAAAGCTCAGAAAACTCATGGCTAAAAACAGATCACATGACACTATCTGTTCGTTGAAAAAGCTCGTTGAGACTGATATACTTGGCAGTATAGAAACTAACCAGCAGCTAGGAAATATAACTCCTTCTGATGCTCATCAGCTCATATCGCTGACGAAGAAATTATATTCCTATCTGTATGAAACCTATACAGAAAGTGAGGAGGTACATGATATGATCGATCAGTCCCTGGAGCTTGAATCTGATGAACTTGTATTAAAAATGCAGGCGTTGGAGGAGAAACTTAAAGAATTAAACATCAAAACCGCCGAAGTAGACGCAGCAAATGCCAAGTTAGAATCTACTCAAGCTAAACTGAACTCTACTCAGGCTGAACTGGACTCTGCTCAGGCTAAACTCAGCGACGCCGAATCAGAAATTACACGACTCAAAAAGGAGCTTGAGCAGGCAAAGAGATAG
- a CDS encoding extracellular solute-binding protein, whose amino-acid sequence MNGVNNFNALHRSAPLAKQRGAIHYREGGAMIRHRCFRRSISRKLAAAVMAVSLLAGQMLPVMAAEDAGASADDSQSVASSANDSAANDAASIKNNGASATEKEVTLRVCSWEEYIDEGGWDEDEALELDNGTTIFGENSMVEDFENWYYENYGVKVNVQYSCFGTNEDLYNMLTLGDVYDLVCPSEYMIMKLMSENKLEPLSDGFFDENNDKNYYINGVSPYIRDTFETHEINGETWSKYAAGFMFGITGILYNPEKMTADEAGTWTVLNNPKFAKQITIKDNVRDSYFAAVGALQRDKLMDTEFRAQDDYSEQLKDIMNDVSPETIAKSQDLLQDIKDNVYSFETDSGKADMITGKVVANYQWSGDAVYAMDQAEEDGVKLDFAVPEECTNLYFDGWVMLKNGIDGDADRKQAAEAFINFVSRPDNAVRNMYYIGYTSVIAGGDDDTVYSYLDYTYGAEDDEEDVVDYPLGYFFTGDNSDPDYVLRAPAEQVNRQLGAQYPSQDAIERSAVMEYFDEDATKDINQMWINIRCYNIKDVPTWAWFIVAAVIGALAGVIVYHKRSKKFYLGK is encoded by the coding sequence ATGAACGGAGTGAATAATTTTAATGCGCTCCACCGATCTGCCCCGCTCGCGAAGCAGAGAGGGGCGATACATTATAGAGAGGGTGGAGCGATGATAAGACATAGATGTTTTAGACGTTCGATTTCCAGAAAGCTGGCGGCAGCAGTCATGGCTGTTTCATTGCTTGCCGGACAGATGCTGCCGGTAATGGCGGCGGAGGATGCAGGAGCTTCGGCAGATGACTCTCAGTCAGTTGCAAGTTCAGCAAATGACAGTGCAGCGAATGATGCGGCGTCCATCAAGAACAACGGTGCATCTGCTACTGAAAAAGAGGTCACTCTCAGGGTGTGCAGCTGGGAAGAGTACATTGACGAGGGTGGCTGGGATGAAGACGAAGCCCTGGAACTGGACAATGGAACAACTATATTTGGTGAGAATTCCATGGTGGAGGATTTCGAGAACTGGTATTACGAGAATTATGGTGTGAAGGTGAATGTTCAATATTCATGCTTCGGTACCAATGAGGATCTCTATAATATGCTGACTCTCGGCGATGTGTATGATCTTGTATGTCCTTCGGAGTACATGATCATGAAGCTTATGTCTGAGAACAAGCTTGAGCCTTTGTCCGATGGCTTTTTCGATGAGAACAACGACAAGAATTATTATATAAATGGTGTGTCGCCATATATTCGAGATACATTTGAGACTCATGAGATAAATGGTGAGACCTGGAGCAAATATGCGGCTGGTTTCATGTTTGGAATTACGGGAATTCTGTACAATCCGGAGAAGATGACTGCTGACGAGGCGGGAACATGGACAGTCCTCAACAACCCTAAGTTTGCAAAACAGATCACCATAAAAGACAATGTCAGAGATTCCTACTTTGCCGCAGTCGGAGCACTGCAGAGGGACAAGCTGATGGACACTGAATTCAGGGCTCAGGATGATTACTCAGAGCAGCTCAAGGATATCATGAACGATGTCAGTCCTGAGACTATAGCAAAGTCACAGGATCTTCTTCAGGACATAAAGGATAATGTGTATTCATTTGAGACTGACAGCGGTAAGGCAGACATGATAACAGGAAAGGTTGTTGCGAATTATCAGTGGTCAGGAGATGCAGTTTATGCCATGGATCAGGCTGAGGAGGATGGTGTGAAGCTTGACTTTGCGGTCCCTGAGGAGTGCACAAATCTGTACTTTGACGGATGGGTCATGCTGAAAAATGGAATAGACGGTGACGCTGACAGAAAGCAGGCGGCCGAGGCGTTTATCAACTTTGTGTCAAGACCTGACAATGCAGTCCGCAACATGTATTACATTGGTTATACCTCAGTCATAGCAGGTGGGGATGACGATACGGTATATTCTTATCTGGATTACACTTATGGTGCAGAGGATGACGAGGAGGATGTTGTTGATTATCCACTTGGATATTTCTTCACAGGGGACAACTCAGATCCTGACTACGTTCTCAGAGCTCCTGCGGAACAGGTCAACAGACAGCTTGGGGCTCAGTATCCGTCACAGGACGCCATAGAGAGAAGTGCGGTCATGGAGTATTTCGATGAGGATGCCACCAAGGATATCAACCAGATGTGGATCAACATCAGATGCTACAATATCAAAGATGTGCCGACATGGGCATGGTTTATTGTGGCAGCGGTGATCGGTGCACTGGCCGGAGTGATCGTATATCATAAAAGGTCAAAGAAATTTTATCTTGGGAAATAG
- a CDS encoding ABC transporter permease: protein MKKWSKIIFICIMLLLIYMPILILAVYSFTTSANIGSIHGWSLHNYVTLFTKDELRSMIVGTVLLAAGSALIATILGTLGAIGAFYSKKWASASINAMNEVPVVNADVVTGFSICILLIVAFGMSKDSYVPLVIGHVVLSAPFVYLSVVPKLKQMDSSLYEAALDLGATPFQGLTKVVIPQILPGIISGFALAVTLSLDDYFIATYTKPATFDTISTYVVNATKGSQTEIKTALWALSTVIFALVVIIVVAMNVAGRKKEVERL from the coding sequence ATGAAGAAATGGTCTAAGATTATATTTATATGCATTATGCTGCTTCTCATATATATGCCTATACTGATACTGGCTGTGTACAGCTTTACGACATCGGCAAATATCGGAAGCATTCACGGATGGTCGCTCCACAATTATGTGACTCTGTTCACCAAAGATGAGCTGAGGTCAATGATCGTTGGAACTGTTCTTCTGGCTGCCGGTTCAGCACTGATAGCAACCATTCTAGGAACACTCGGTGCCATAGGTGCTTTTTATTCAAAAAAATGGGCTTCAGCATCGATAAATGCCATGAATGAGGTGCCTGTTGTAAATGCAGATGTTGTGACAGGTTTCTCTATATGTATACTGCTCATAGTTGCATTCGGCATGAGCAAGGACAGCTATGTTCCACTTGTCATCGGCCATGTGGTTTTGTCGGCACCTTTCGTATATCTGTCGGTAGTGCCAAAGCTCAAGCAGATGGACAGCAGTCTGTATGAGGCTGCGTTAGATCTGGGAGCTACACCTTTCCAGGGACTCACAAAGGTAGTGATACCTCAGATACTTCCGGGTATTATTTCGGGATTTGCGCTGGCTGTTACACTGTCACTGGATGATTACTTCATCGCGACATACACCAAGCCTGCGACATTTGACACCATAAGTACTTACGTTGTAAATGCGACAAAGGGTTCACAGACTGAGATCAAGACAGCCCTGTGGGCGCTCTCAACAGTCATATTTGCACTGGTTGTCATAATCGTTGTGGCTATGAATGTGGCCGGAAGAAAGAAGGAGGTGGAGCGCTTATGA